Proteins encoded in a region of the Ptychodera flava strain L36383 chromosome 4, AS_Pfla_20210202, whole genome shotgun sequence genome:
- the LOC139131540 gene encoding cornifelin homolog B-like → MEPTKYDAPPPRFDAPMYDDRYGAPPPPIQQQPVSTHHSSTTVVVQQPISMQQPGHRAWSSELCACFNDMTSCCLVFFCPCCYEMYLWQRAGESCCGPLCIFNSALVLRTKFRTEHKIHGSIMNDCFTTACCCYPCVLCQLSREMDFVERTGLGPDGGSPMRATIQ, encoded by the exons ATGGAGCCTACGAAATACGACGCACCTCCGCCGAGATTCGACGCGCCTATGTACGATGATAGGTATGGCGCTCCACCACCACCGATACAGCAGCAGCCT GTTAGCACCCATCACTCAAGCACGACTGTGGTCGTCCAGCAGCCTATATCCATGCAACAACCAGGACATAGGGCATGGTCCAGTGAATTGTGCGCATGCTTCAACGACATGACAAGCT GCTGTTTGGTGTTTTTCTGTCCTTGCTGTTACGAGATGTACCTGTGGCAGCGTGCCGGGGAGAGCTGCTGCGGCCCCTTGTGCATCTTCAACTCGGCTCTGGTCTTGAGAACCAAATTCAGAACCGAACATAAAATCCAT GGATCGATCATGAACGACTGTTTCACGACAGCCTGCTGCTGTTATCCATGCGTGCTGTGCCAGCTGTCCCGTGAGATGGACTTCGTGGAGCGCACCGGGCTCGGGCCCGATGGGGGCTCGCCAATGAGAGCGACCATCCAGTAA